The following coding sequences are from one Bacteroidales bacterium WCE2008 window:
- a CDS encoding membrane dipeptidase — MSKSVPFILDSHCDTPSQIVRLRDLSVDNKYGHVDFPKLVRGGVDASFFALYTSASLSPDEATTAALRMAAGVFDSVEASRECAAMAFSADDIVRNHEKGLVSVLMGMENGAPVQKSLSLLRMFYRLGVRYMTLTHNGDNEIADSAAEGRRWHGLSPFGREVVREMNDLGMIIDVSHASDETFFDCIKYSRAPIVSTHSCCRALCGHRRNMSDEMLRALAANGGVIQINFYPCFLSDGFTKVLEESGLENEGDAIEAAFISDPSDPEKVRAWHEILDRLQALDRPSYELVVDHIDHAVEVAGIDHVGIGSDFDGICVTPEGLEDVSKIGVVFEEMRRRGYSEADVAKVAGGNFMRVLRAVESLKTL; from the coding sequence ATGAGCAAGTCTGTACCTTTTATTCTTGATTCTCACTGCGATACTCCGTCGCAGATAGTCCGTCTCAGGGATCTTTCTGTCGACAATAAGTATGGGCATGTCGATTTCCCGAAGCTGGTGCGGGGCGGCGTTGACGCTTCTTTCTTTGCGTTGTACACGTCTGCTTCCTTATCTCCGGACGAGGCTACGACAGCGGCCCTCAGGATGGCTGCCGGCGTCTTTGATTCTGTCGAGGCCAGCCGGGAGTGTGCTGCAATGGCTTTTTCTGCCGACGATATAGTCAGGAATCATGAAAAAGGTCTGGTTTCCGTGCTCATGGGCATGGAAAACGGGGCTCCGGTCCAGAAGTCGCTTTCGTTGCTCCGGATGTTCTACCGTCTTGGCGTACGTTATATGACCCTGACTCATAATGGGGATAATGAAATAGCAGACAGTGCAGCAGAAGGCCGTCGTTGGCATGGTCTCAGTCCGTTCGGACGCGAGGTCGTCCGGGAGATGAATGATCTCGGCATGATCATCGACGTGTCTCATGCCTCGGATGAGACTTTCTTTGACTGTATCAAGTATTCGAGGGCACCGATTGTTTCGACTCATTCGTGTTGCAGGGCTTTGTGCGGGCATCGCAGGAATATGTCCGACGAGATGCTCCGGGCTCTTGCCGCAAATGGGGGAGTAATCCAGATCAACTTCTATCCTTGTTTCCTGTCTGACGGTTTTACCAAGGTTCTTGAAGAGTCAGGTTTGGAGAATGAAGGGGATGCCATAGAGGCAGCCTTCATTTCGGATCCGTCGGATCCGGAGAAGGTAAGGGCATGGCATGAGATTCTCGACCGGTTGCAGGCTCTCGATCGTCCGTCGTATGAATTGGTCGTCGACCATATCGACCATGCGGTCGAGGTTGCGGGGATCGACCATGTCGGTATCGGGTCGGATTTCGATGGTATTTGTGTCACGCCGGAGGGACTTGAGGATGTTTCAAAGATCGGGGTTGTTTTTGAGGAGATGCGTCGGAGGGGATATTCGGAGGCGGATGTCGCAAAGGTTGCCGGGGGCAATTTCATGCGTGTCCTCAGGGCTGTCGAGTCTCTCAAAACCCTTTAA
- a CDS encoding nicotinamide-nucleotide amidase has translation MTTASICTIGDEILIGQIVDTNSSEISRELGNLGIKVNRMISIGDNHDEIISTLSKELTDNEIVITTGGLGPTKDDITKAALAELSGSTRYVEHKAQLAKIHEILHARGLDVLDINRQQAMVPDTCEVILNKWGTAPIMVFRFPAERFGHAATLYSMPGVPFETTNALPDVIDDIRTHNDVTSICHKTVMTYGMAESALSKKIEAWEDALPEDMHLAYLPNPLTGVRLRLSIYGGDREDEQKRIDAEIVKLKAILGDLIYSECDDTLENAIGRILKKTGKTLSAAESCTGGEISHLITTVPGSSSYYLGSVTSYAIPVKENVLGVTPLLILEHGVVSSEVAAAMADGVRRLTGSDYSVATTGFAGPGGGDERYPEGTVWVGVATPDGIYTKMFQYHNDRKRNIERFAASALYFLLQHLQR, from the coding sequence ATGACAACAGCATCAATATGCACTATCGGCGACGAGATTCTGATCGGTCAGATCGTCGATACCAACTCCTCCGAGATCTCACGCGAGCTCGGAAATCTCGGAATCAAGGTAAATCGCATGATCTCTATCGGAGACAACCATGACGAGATTATTTCCACCCTTTCCAAAGAATTGACCGACAATGAGATAGTCATCACTACCGGAGGACTCGGACCGACAAAGGACGATATCACCAAAGCAGCCCTTGCAGAGCTTTCCGGCAGCACCCGCTACGTCGAGCATAAGGCCCAGCTTGCCAAGATCCATGAGATTCTTCACGCACGCGGACTGGATGTCCTGGACATCAACAGACAACAAGCCATGGTCCCGGATACATGCGAGGTTATCCTGAACAAGTGGGGCACGGCTCCGATCATGGTCTTCCGCTTCCCTGCGGAAAGATTCGGCCATGCGGCTACCCTGTATTCCATGCCAGGAGTCCCGTTCGAGACCACCAACGCCCTTCCGGATGTCATTGACGACATCCGCACCCACAATGATGTCACATCGATCTGCCACAAGACCGTAATGACCTACGGGATGGCCGAATCCGCCCTCTCAAAGAAAATAGAGGCCTGGGAAGACGCCCTTCCGGAGGACATGCATCTTGCATACCTTCCGAATCCGCTTACAGGAGTTCGTCTGAGGCTCTCGATCTACGGCGGCGACCGCGAGGACGAGCAGAAGCGCATTGATGCCGAAATCGTCAAACTAAAGGCCATTCTGGGCGATCTTATCTATTCCGAGTGCGATGATACCCTCGAGAATGCGATCGGCAGGATTCTCAAGAAGACCGGCAAGACCCTCAGCGCCGCCGAATCATGCACAGGAGGTGAAATATCGCATCTTATCACCACCGTTCCAGGCTCGTCATCATATTATCTCGGATCTGTAACGTCATACGCCATTCCGGTCAAGGAGAATGTACTCGGAGTCACCCCTCTGCTGATTCTGGAGCACGGTGTAGTAAGCAGCGAAGTTGCCGCAGCCATGGCAGACGGAGTCCGCCGCCTTACCGGCAGCGACTACTCGGTAGCTACAACAGGCTTCGCAGGTCCTGGTGGTGGAGACGAACGTTACCCTGAAGGCACGGTCTGGGTCGGAGTCGCAACTCCTGACGGCATCTACACAAAGATGTTCCAATACCACAACGACCGCAAACGCAACATCGAACGCTTTGCCGCCTCCGCCCTCTACTTCCTGCTTCAGCACCTTCAGCGCTAA